From the Hymenobacter yonginensis genome, one window contains:
- a CDS encoding T9SS type A sorting domain-containing protein, translating to MKPHFYFLALLLLLLTQTLPAWAQPTPADATLTLRQPADTQLTLYNAQDRAMYRGKASAQPAQVDTRAWPAGLYYLHTGTGRTSQRHQLQIQH from the coding sequence ATGAAACCGCACTTTTATTTTCTGGCCCTGCTGCTGTTGCTGCTCACGCAGACGCTACCTGCTTGGGCGCAACCCACCCCGGCCGACGCCACGCTCACGCTGCGCCAGCCGGCCGACACCCAGCTCACCCTCTACAACGCCCAGGACCGGGCTATGTACCGGGGCAAGGCCAGTGCGCAGCCCGCCCAGGTGGATACCCGCGCCTGGCCCGCCGGCCTCTACTACCTGCACACCGGCACCGGCCGCACCAGCCAGCGCCACCAGTTGCAGATTCA